A single Streptomyces sp. 2114.4 DNA region contains:
- a CDS encoding nickel-dependent hydrogenase large subunit, translating into MAPKTKAAGDGSGLTEMSWDPITRIVGSLGIHTKIDFKQKRVAECYSTSSVFRGYSVFMRGKDPRDAHFITSRICGICGDNHATCSVYTQNMAYGVKPPHLGEWIINLGESAEYMFDHNIFQENLVGVDYCEKMVRETNPGVWELAQRTEAPHAAEHGYRTIADIMSSLNPLEGEFYREALQVSRYTREMFCLMEGRHVHPSTLYPGGVGTLASVQLFTDYLSRLMRYVEFMKRVVPLHDDLFDFFYEALPGYEEVGRRRVLLGCWGALNDPDHCDFTYRNMTDWGRKMFVTPGIIVDGKLVTNDLTEINLGIRILLGSSYYQDWAGQELFVTHDPLGNPVDPRHPWNQHTIPAPQKRDFNDKYSWVMSPRWFDGKEHLALDTGGGPIARLWSTALSGLVDTPYVKATGHSVTIDLPRSMTKPETRFEWKIPKWSNALERNRARTYFQAYTAAMALYFAEQGLEEVRAGRTQTWEKFEVPDESIGCGFTEAVRGVLSHHMVIRDGKIANYHPYPPTPWNASTRDTYGTPGPYEDAVQNTPIFEENSPENFKGIDIMRTVRSFDPCLPCGVHMYVGDGKSVQKMHVPTGLSGLSG; encoded by the coding sequence ATGGCACCGAAGACAAAGGCGGCCGGTGACGGCAGCGGTCTGACGGAGATGTCCTGGGATCCGATCACCCGGATCGTGGGCAGCCTCGGCATCCACACGAAGATCGACTTCAAGCAGAAGCGGGTGGCGGAGTGCTACAGCACCTCCTCCGTCTTCCGTGGCTACAGCGTCTTCATGCGGGGCAAGGACCCGCGTGACGCGCACTTCATCACCAGCCGGATCTGCGGTATCTGCGGCGACAACCACGCCACGTGCTCCGTCTACACGCAGAACATGGCCTACGGGGTGAAGCCCCCGCACCTGGGGGAGTGGATCATCAACCTCGGCGAGTCCGCCGAGTACATGTTCGACCACAACATCTTCCAGGAGAACCTGGTCGGGGTCGACTACTGCGAAAAGATGGTCCGTGAGACCAACCCCGGCGTCTGGGAACTCGCCCAGCGCACCGAGGCTCCGCACGCGGCCGAGCACGGATACCGCACCATCGCCGACATCATGAGCTCCCTCAACCCCCTGGAGGGCGAGTTCTACCGCGAGGCGCTGCAGGTCAGCCGCTACACCCGGGAGATGTTCTGCCTCATGGAGGGCCGCCATGTGCACCCCTCCACGCTCTACCCGGGCGGCGTCGGCACCCTCGCCAGCGTCCAGCTCTTCACCGACTACCTCAGCCGGCTGATGCGCTACGTCGAGTTCATGAAGCGGGTCGTCCCGCTCCACGACGACCTGTTCGACTTCTTCTACGAGGCGCTGCCCGGATACGAGGAAGTCGGCCGGCGGCGGGTGCTGCTGGGCTGCTGGGGGGCGCTCAACGACCCCGACCACTGCGACTTCACCTATCGCAACATGACGGACTGGGGGCGGAAGATGTTCGTCACCCCCGGCATCATCGTCGACGGCAAGCTGGTCACCAACGACCTCACCGAGATCAACCTCGGTATCCGGATCCTGCTGGGCAGCTCCTACTACCAGGACTGGGCAGGGCAGGAACTGTTCGTCACCCACGACCCGCTCGGCAACCCCGTCGACCCGCGCCACCCGTGGAACCAGCACACCATCCCCGCGCCGCAGAAGCGGGACTTCAACGACAAGTACAGCTGGGTGATGTCCCCGCGCTGGTTCGACGGCAAGGAGCACCTGGCGCTGGACACCGGTGGCGGCCCGATCGCCCGGCTGTGGTCCACCGCGCTGTCCGGGCTCGTCGACACCCCCTACGTCAAGGCCACCGGCCACAGCGTCACCATCGACCTGCCGCGCAGCATGACCAAGCCCGAGACCCGCTTCGAATGGAAGATCCCCAAGTGGAGCAACGCGCTGGAGCGTAACCGCGCCCGCACCTACTTCCAGGCCTACACGGCGGCCATGGCACTGTACTTCGCCGAGCAGGGGCTCGAAGAGGTCCGGGCCGGACGCACCCAGACCTGGGAGAAGTTCGAGGTGCCCGACGAGTCCATCGGCTGCGGCTTCACCGAGGCGGTGCGGGGCGTGCTCTCGCACCACATGGTCATCCGGGACGGCAAGATCGCCAACTACCACCCGTACCCGCCCACCCCGTGGAACGCCAGCACCCGCGACACCTACGGCACCCCGGGCCCGTACGAGGACGCGGTGCAGAACACCCCGATCTTCGAGGAGAACTCCCCGGAGAACTTCAAGGGCATCGACATCATGCGCACGGTGCGCAGCTTCGACCCGTGTCTGCCCTGCGGCGTCCACATGTACGTCGGGGACGGCAAGTCCGTACAGAAGATGCATGTGCCCACCGGCCTGAGCGGATTGTCGGGATGA
- a CDS encoding hydrogenase expression protein HypE: MSAASSVAAKAAANGKPSAEDESPIHILWINAGLSCDGDSVSLTAATQPSIEEIALSVLPGLPKIAVHWPLIDFECGPVQGADTFIEWFFKGERGEIDPFVLVIEGSIPNESIKPEGYWCGFGDDPETGQPITTSEWIDRLAPKALAVVAIGTCATYGGIHAMAGNPTGAMGVPDYLGWDWTSKAGIPIVCVPGCPIQPDNFSETLTYLLYQAVGSAPMIPLDDQLRPTWLFGATVHEGCDRAGYYEQGQFATTYDSPKCSVKLGCWGPVVKCNVPKRGWMDGIGGCPNVGGICIACTMPGFPDKFMPFMDEPPGGKVSSTASAAYGSVVRRLRGITAKTVDHEPKWRHRGDQLTTGYRKPW, encoded by the coding sequence ATGTCTGCAGCTTCGAGCGTGGCCGCCAAGGCCGCTGCGAACGGAAAGCCGTCCGCCGAGGACGAGTCCCCGATCCACATTCTCTGGATCAACGCCGGCCTGAGTTGCGACGGCGACTCCGTGTCGCTGACCGCAGCGACCCAGCCGAGCATTGAGGAGATCGCGCTCAGTGTGCTGCCGGGGCTGCCCAAGATCGCCGTCCACTGGCCGCTGATCGACTTCGAATGCGGCCCGGTCCAGGGCGCGGACACCTTCATCGAGTGGTTCTTCAAGGGCGAACGCGGCGAGATCGACCCGTTCGTGCTGGTCATCGAGGGGTCCATCCCCAACGAATCCATCAAGCCGGAAGGGTACTGGTGCGGTTTCGGTGACGACCCCGAGACCGGTCAGCCGATCACCACCAGTGAGTGGATCGACCGGCTCGCCCCCAAGGCGCTCGCCGTGGTCGCCATCGGCACCTGTGCCACGTACGGCGGTATCCACGCGATGGCGGGCAACCCGACCGGAGCCATGGGCGTGCCTGACTACCTGGGCTGGGACTGGACCTCCAAGGCCGGGATCCCGATCGTCTGTGTGCCCGGCTGCCCGATCCAGCCGGACAACTTCTCCGAGACGCTGACCTATCTGCTCTACCAGGCGGTGGGCTCGGCCCCGATGATCCCGCTGGACGACCAGCTGCGCCCCACCTGGCTCTTCGGGGCGACCGTGCACGAGGGCTGCGACCGGGCCGGTTACTACGAGCAGGGCCAGTTCGCGACCACCTACGACTCGCCCAAGTGCTCGGTGAAGCTCGGATGCTGGGGTCCCGTGGTCAAATGCAACGTGCCCAAGCGGGGCTGGATGGACGGCATCGGCGGCTGCCCGAACGTCGGCGGTATCTGCATCGCCTGCACCATGCCCGGCTTCCCCGACAAGTTCATGCCGTTCATGGACGAGCCGCCCGGCGGCAAGGTCTCCAGCACCGCGAGCGCCGCCTACGGCAGCGTCGTCCGCCGGCTGCGCGGCATCACGGCCAAGACCGTCGACCACGAACCCAAGTGGCGGCATCGCGGCGACCAACTGACCACCGGCTACCGGAAACCGTGGTGA
- a CDS encoding ScbR family autoregulator-binding transcription factor: MAQQDRAIRTRRLILEAAAAVFDDLGYDRATIAEVLDRAGVTKGALYFHFASKEQLALAVLDEHVLDIAVEPQKIKLQEFVDAGQVLAYRLRSDPIQRGAARLAVEQGSNHLDRKQSMLSWSVFVEGLLNEAKDRGEVMESIVVRETAELYVGAFAGLQMMSQAFTNRADLSHRLTVFFEHTLPSVAVPAVLAKLKLDSERGAQLDAALQGKAPADAGIDVAVS, encoded by the coding sequence GTGGCGCAACAGGACCGCGCGATCCGGACCCGGCGACTGATTTTGGAGGCGGCCGCCGCGGTCTTTGACGACCTCGGCTACGACCGCGCGACCATCGCCGAAGTCCTCGACCGCGCAGGCGTCACCAAGGGCGCCTTGTACTTCCACTTCGCCTCCAAGGAGCAGTTGGCGCTCGCGGTACTCGATGAGCACGTGCTGGACATCGCCGTCGAGCCGCAGAAGATCAAGTTGCAGGAGTTCGTCGACGCGGGCCAGGTGCTGGCGTACCGGCTGCGCAGTGACCCGATCCAGCGCGGGGCGGCGCGGCTGGCGGTCGAACAGGGCTCCAACCACCTCGACCGCAAGCAGTCGATGCTCTCGTGGAGCGTGTTCGTGGAGGGGCTGCTGAACGAGGCGAAGGACCGCGGTGAAGTGATGGAGAGCATCGTCGTGCGGGAGACCGCGGAGCTGTACGTCGGCGCCTTCGCCGGGCTGCAGATGATGTCCCAGGCCTTCACCAACCGGGCCGATCTCAGCCACCGGCTGACCGTCTTCTTCGAGCACACCCTCCCGAGCGTTGCGGTTCCGGCCGTCCTCGCCAAACTCAAGCTGGATTCTGAGCGCGGTGCACAACTCGATGCCGCCCTGCAGGGGAAGGCGCCGGCGGACGCCGGGATCGATGTCGCGGTGAGCTGA
- a CDS encoding DUF4232 domain-containing protein — protein MSLTFKTLGRGRRVAAGSLIAVAALGLTACQSGPDATSRPSSNAAPVTSHDQQSGDGSQSAGGSKPTGAGPQSPANGQGPSASSAKETSPGSKPTGKAPSAAQSQASAMAASDRCTADQMSLRLGASDIGAGNIRYPLVFTNKGKKACSLRGYPGVSLIKRDGSAVGKPATRGGGSGGAVRLQPGQSAHVLLHTLNEGVSDTPCWDRSQLVFVYPPGSKEPMTTGSAGLRVCGGRFDVTAVEAGGLG, from the coding sequence ATGTCGCTCACCTTCAAGACACTCGGCCGCGGCCGGCGTGTCGCCGCGGGATCGCTGATCGCCGTCGCGGCGCTGGGGCTCACCGCCTGCCAGAGTGGGCCCGACGCCACCTCGCGCCCCTCGTCGAACGCCGCGCCCGTCACGTCCCACGACCAGCAGAGCGGGGACGGCTCGCAGTCGGCCGGCGGCAGCAAGCCGACCGGGGCAGGGCCGCAGTCCCCCGCGAACGGTCAGGGGCCCTCGGCCTCCTCGGCGAAGGAGACCTCCCCCGGCAGCAAGCCGACGGGCAAGGCCCCGAGCGCCGCACAGTCCCAGGCCTCCGCCATGGCGGCGTCGGACCGTTGCACCGCCGACCAGATGTCGCTGCGCCTGGGCGCCTCCGACATCGGTGCGGGCAACATCCGCTACCCGCTCGTCTTCACGAACAAGGGCAAGAAGGCCTGTTCGCTGCGCGGCTACCCCGGGGTCTCGCTGATCAAGCGGGACGGTTCGGCCGTCGGCAAGCCCGCCACCCGCGGGGGCGGCTCCGGGGGCGCCGTGCGGCTCCAGCCGGGTCAGAGCGCACACGTCCTGCTGCACACCCTCAACGAGGGCGTCTCGGACACCCCGTGCTGGGACCGCTCGCAGCTCGTCTTCGTCTACCCGCCCGGATCCAAGGAGCCGATGACCACGGGCAGTGCGGGTCTGCGGGTCTGCGGCGGACGATTCGACGTGACCGCGGTGGAGGCCGGGGGGCTGGGCTGA
- a CDS encoding DUF5947 family protein, with the protein MSGRQAASPRLGPAAAHRGLRRFRAPVPPTPERCELCGVVLAEHNHRHLVNTERRALACACTPCALLFDRPGAGGGQFQTVPDRYLVDPGHTLDDAAWNLLQIPVGVVFFLRHADPDRLVALYPSPAGATESELDPSTWQSVLATSRLTGLLRPDVEALLLRRSEGRIDCYLVPVDICYELVGRMRLLWQGFDGGAEARTALCDFFAKVARRAREPKEDDRP; encoded by the coding sequence GTGAGCGGCCGGCAGGCGGCGTCCCCGCGGCTCGGACCGGCGGCCGCCCACCGCGGCCTGCGCCGCTTCCGCGCCCCGGTACCGCCCACCCCCGAACGCTGCGAACTGTGCGGTGTCGTGCTGGCCGAGCACAACCACCGCCACCTGGTGAACACCGAACGCCGTGCGCTGGCCTGTGCCTGCACCCCCTGCGCACTGCTCTTCGACCGGCCCGGAGCCGGCGGCGGACAGTTCCAGACCGTCCCCGACCGTTATCTCGTCGACCCCGGCCACACCCTCGACGACGCGGCCTGGAACCTCCTCCAGATCCCCGTCGGCGTCGTCTTCTTCCTGCGCCATGCCGACCCCGACCGGCTGGTCGCGCTCTACCCCAGCCCGGCCGGCGCCACCGAGAGCGAACTCGACCCCTCGACCTGGCAGAGCGTGCTCGCCACCAGCCGGCTGACCGGCCTCCTCCGGCCCGATGTGGAGGCGCTGCTGCTGCGCCGCTCCGAGGGCCGGATCGACTGCTATCTGGTGCCCGTCGACATCTGCTACGAACTCGTCGGCCGGATGCGCCTGTTGTGGCAGGGCTTCGACGGCGGGGCCGAAGCCCGCACCGCGCTCTGTGACTTCTTCGCCAAGGTCGCCCGCAGGGCCAGGGAGCCGAAGGAGGACGACCGGCCGTGA
- a CDS encoding methylated-DNA--[protein]-cysteine S-methyltransferase: MTLYTTLDSPLGELLLVGEESAAAPGGTALASLSVPGQKGGATVQDGWTYDPDAFAEIARQLRAYFDGELTRFALTFADTRGTDFQRRVWRSLEGVPYGTTTTYGAIAAGIGAARGAVRAVGTAIGANPLLVVRPCHRVIAADGSLSGYAGGPVRKRQLLGIEGAGPDAG, from the coding sequence ATGACGCTCTACACCACCCTCGACAGCCCACTGGGTGAACTCCTGCTGGTCGGCGAGGAATCAGCCGCCGCACCCGGCGGCACCGCGCTCGCCTCGCTCAGCGTGCCCGGCCAGAAGGGCGGCGCGACCGTCCAGGACGGCTGGACGTACGACCCGGACGCCTTCGCCGAGATCGCCCGTCAGCTCCGCGCCTACTTCGACGGGGAGCTGACCCGCTTCGCCCTCACCTTCGCCGACACCCGGGGCACGGACTTCCAGCGGCGCGTGTGGCGGTCCCTGGAGGGCGTCCCGTACGGGACCACGACCACGTACGGGGCCATCGCGGCCGGGATCGGTGCGGCGCGGGGAGCGGTGCGCGCGGTCGGTACGGCGATCGGCGCGAATCCGCTGCTCGTCGTCCGGCCCTGCCACCGAGTGATCGCCGCCGACGGCTCGCTGTCGGGATACGCGGGCGGGCCCGTACGCAAGCGGCAGCTCCTCGGCATCGAGGGGGCCGGGCCGGACGCCGGCTGA
- a CDS encoding MFS transporter: MTRMTTDQLPGRAAGTAAEPPVPETATAGHRRARGGIVPVLAFSGIVVAVMQTLLVPVIKDLPVLLNTAPSNATWVMTATLLAGAVSTPIMGRLGDLYGKRRMLLTSLAVMVVGSLICGFTSDLLIMIVGRALQGFAMGAIPLGIGIMRDELPRERLGSAMGLMSSSIGVGGGLALPVAALVAQHADWHALFFGAAGLGALSMLLTFLTVPESAVRARGRFDVAGALGLSAGLVALLLPVTKGSDWGWGSPTTLGLFGIAALILVLWGVMELRIADPLVDLRTTARREVLLTNLASITVGVAFYAVSLVLPQLLQLPASTGYGLGQSMVVAGLCMAPLGLTMMLVAPLYARIAARRGPKVSLLIGMLVIAIGYGAGLGLMTAPWQTVIIAVVLGAGIGLAYSSLPALIVGAVDPSETGAANGLNTLMRSIGTSVSSAVIGMVLAHMSQRMGPATVPTMAGFRASFLIATAAVIAGAVLAAFLPSARQASRPTLVAQSADGGDGGISGDSGAGGVGGAGTEAAAAAVRGVSAGPTATEQTAAGPTATGPTTNGPTASPSGFSGRVLDTSGTSIPGANITLIDRQGRQAGVTTADADGRYALAAPAAGTYVLTGAAPGHTPYAASAMYRGGDVSARVDLILAGTGRLGGVLLGGPGPDGAPLAGGGIVLTDAGGDVVTRTTSGTDGSWALAPAPPGPYTLVLSAPGHQPQARAVELSGGEPERQDARLQPTATVRGTVRGPNGRPLADAAVTLVEDGAVAGYTVTGPDGLFAFSELSGAHYTLTAAGFPPHAVPISLADGAHEVLDLDLAQPSAATR; encoded by the coding sequence ATGACCCGGATGACGACGGACCAGCTCCCCGGAAGGGCGGCGGGCACCGCTGCCGAGCCCCCGGTGCCCGAAACGGCCACGGCCGGGCACCGCAGAGCCCGCGGTGGCATCGTCCCGGTCCTGGCCTTCTCCGGCATCGTGGTCGCGGTCATGCAGACGCTGCTGGTGCCGGTCATCAAGGACCTGCCGGTGTTGCTCAACACGGCGCCCAGCAACGCCACATGGGTGATGACGGCCACTCTCCTCGCGGGTGCCGTCTCGACGCCCATCATGGGGCGCCTCGGTGACCTCTACGGCAAGCGGCGGATGCTGCTGACCAGCCTCGCCGTCATGGTCGTCGGCTCGTTGATCTGCGGATTCACCAGCGATCTGCTCATCATGATCGTGGGCCGGGCGCTGCAGGGCTTCGCGATGGGCGCCATTCCGCTCGGCATCGGCATCATGCGCGACGAGCTGCCGCGCGAACGGCTCGGCTCGGCCATGGGCCTGATGAGCTCGTCGATCGGCGTGGGCGGCGGGCTCGCACTGCCGGTCGCGGCCCTGGTGGCCCAACACGCCGACTGGCACGCCCTGTTCTTCGGCGCCGCCGGTCTCGGTGCGCTGTCGATGCTGCTCACCTTCCTGACCGTCCCGGAGAGCGCGGTGCGTGCCCGGGGACGCTTCGACGTGGCCGGCGCCCTCGGGCTGTCGGCCGGCCTGGTCGCCCTGCTGCTGCCCGTCACCAAGGGCAGCGACTGGGGCTGGGGTTCGCCCACCACCCTCGGTCTGTTCGGCATCGCGGCCCTGATCCTGGTGCTGTGGGGCGTGATGGAGCTGCGCATCGCCGACCCCCTGGTCGATCTGCGGACCACCGCCCGGCGCGAGGTCCTGCTGACCAACCTCGCCTCGATCACTGTCGGGGTGGCCTTCTACGCGGTCTCCCTGGTGCTCCCGCAGTTGCTGCAGCTGCCCGCGTCGACCGGCTACGGCCTCGGCCAGTCCATGGTGGTGGCCGGTCTGTGCATGGCGCCGCTGGGCCTGACGATGATGCTCGTCGCCCCGCTGTACGCGCGGATCGCCGCCCGGCGCGGCCCCAAGGTCTCGCTGCTGATCGGCATGCTGGTCATAGCGATCGGCTACGGCGCGGGCCTCGGCCTGATGACGGCCCCCTGGCAGACCGTCATCATCGCGGTGGTCCTCGGCGCCGGCATCGGCCTGGCGTACTCCTCGCTGCCCGCACTGATCGTCGGCGCCGTCGACCCCTCCGAGACCGGCGCGGCCAACGGTCTGAACACCCTGATGCGCTCGATCGGTACCTCCGTGTCCAGCGCCGTGATCGGCATGGTGCTGGCCCATATGTCCCAGCGGATGGGACCGGCCACGGTGCCGACGATGGCCGGGTTCCGGGCCTCCTTCCTGATCGCCACGGCCGCCGTGATCGCCGGTGCCGTCCTGGCCGCCTTCCTGCCCTCGGCGCGCCAGGCGTCCCGGCCGACCCTGGTCGCGCAGAGCGCGGACGGCGGTGACGGTGGCATCAGCGGTGACAGCGGTGCCGGGGGCGTGGGCGGTGCCGGCACCGAGGCCGCCGCTGCGGCCGTGCGGGGCGTGTCGGCCGGGCCGACCGCAACCGAGCAGACCGCAGCGGGGCCGACCGCAACCGGGCCGACCACGAACGGGCCGACCGCGAGCCCGTCCGGCTTCTCCGGCCGGGTCCTGGACACCTCCGGTACCTCGATACCGGGTGCGAACATCACCCTGATCGACCGCCAGGGGCGGCAGGCCGGTGTCACCACGGCCGACGCCGACGGGCGCTATGCACTCGCGGCCCCCGCGGCGGGCACCTACGTCCTCACGGGTGCCGCGCCCGGCCACACCCCGTATGCCGCCTCGGCCATGTACCGAGGTGGGGACGTGTCCGCCCGGGTCGATCTGATCCTCGCGGGCACCGGCCGGCTGGGCGGTGTGCTGCTCGGGGGACCTGGCCCCGATGGTGCCCCGCTGGCGGGCGGAGGCATCGTCCTCACCGATGCCGGTGGCGACGTGGTGACCCGTACGACCTCCGGCACCGACGGGAGCTGGGCCCTCGCCCCTGCGCCGCCCGGCCCGTACACCCTGGTGCTGAGCGCCCCCGGCCACCAGCCGCAGGCCCGTGCCGTCGAGCTGTCCGGTGGCGAGCCGGAACGGCAGGACGCCCGCCTGCAGCCGACCGCCACCGTCCGTGGAACGGTGCGGGGCCCGAACGGCCGGCCGCTCGCCGATGCCGCCGTCACCCTCGTCGAGGACGGCGCCGTCGCGGGGTACACCGTCACCGGACCGGACGGCCTCTTTGCCTTCTCCGAGCTGAGCGGCGCTCACTACACCCTCACGGCAGCCGGTTTCCCGCCGCACGCCGTCCCGATATCCCTCGCCGACGGCGCCCACGAGGTCCTTGACCTGGACCTCGCCCAGCCGTCGGCGGCCACCCGCTGA
- a CDS encoding SDR family oxidoreductase, whose protein sequence is MGDLKGKTALVTGSSRGIGRGIAQRLAEDGALIAVHYGSNDIAAKETVDNITRAGGRAFMVGAELGVPGDAEALFAAFDAELAASGAEPGLDILVNNAAQNFPGRLDAVTHEEFDRTFAVNVKAPFFLIQHGLQRMRDGGRIINISSAVTSTAHPAQIAYSISKGALETLTRTLAKDVGARGITVNTIAPGWVETDVTAERRATPEGRAALAAYSVFNRIGRPSDIADVAAFLASDASRWITGQRFDVTGGSML, encoded by the coding sequence ATGGGTGACCTCAAGGGCAAGACCGCACTGGTGACGGGCTCCAGCCGCGGCATCGGCCGGGGCATCGCCCAGCGCCTCGCGGAGGACGGTGCGCTGATCGCCGTCCACTACGGCAGCAATGACATCGCCGCCAAGGAAACGGTCGACAACATCACGCGGGCGGGCGGCCGGGCATTCATGGTCGGCGCGGAGCTGGGAGTTCCCGGTGACGCCGAAGCCCTCTTCGCCGCCTTCGACGCCGAACTCGCCGCCTCCGGTGCGGAGCCCGGCCTCGACATTCTCGTCAACAACGCAGCTCAGAACTTCCCCGGGCGCCTGGACGCGGTCACCCACGAGGAGTTCGACCGCACCTTCGCAGTCAACGTCAAGGCGCCGTTCTTCCTCATCCAGCACGGTCTGCAACGGATGCGGGACGGCGGACGCATCATCAACATCTCGTCGGCGGTGACGAGCACGGCGCACCCGGCGCAGATCGCCTACAGCATCTCCAAGGGCGCCCTGGAAACGCTCACCCGCACCCTCGCCAAGGACGTCGGCGCGCGCGGGATCACGGTGAACACCATCGCACCCGGCTGGGTCGAGACCGATGTGACGGCGGAGCGGAGGGCGACGCCGGAGGGGCGGGCCGCACTGGCGGCCTACTCCGTGTTCAACCGCATCGGCCGCCCCTCCGACATCGCGGACGTCGCCGCGTTCCTGGCGTCGGACGCATCCCGCTGGATCACCGGCCAGCGCTTCGACGTCACGGGCGGCTCGATGCTCTGA
- a CDS encoding GNAT family N-acetyltransferase — protein sequence MTEIRTPRLILRRWTDDDLAPMADINTDPLVMRWIGDGSVLSLEQTAEEIERWEEEWDDEGFGVFAVELLASGELAGCVGLSVPGFLPEAAHEVAISWRFGRQYWGQGYAAEAAQAVLEFALQDRGLDRVIAVNRLGHEASDNVLRKLGMSFEREATHPEYGHALTVYSIDLTEYQA from the coding sequence ATGACCGAGATCCGCACCCCCCGCCTCATCCTCCGCCGCTGGACCGACGACGACCTCGCCCCCATGGCGGACATCAACACGGACCCGTTGGTCATGCGCTGGATCGGCGATGGCTCCGTCCTGAGCCTGGAGCAGACCGCCGAGGAGATCGAACGGTGGGAGGAGGAGTGGGACGACGAGGGCTTCGGCGTCTTCGCCGTCGAATTGCTCGCCTCGGGCGAACTCGCCGGATGCGTCGGTCTGTCCGTGCCCGGATTCCTTCCGGAGGCAGCGCACGAGGTGGCGATCAGCTGGCGCTTCGGACGGCAGTACTGGGGCCAGGGCTATGCCGCCGAAGCCGCCCAGGCCGTGCTGGAGTTCGCCCTCCAGGACCGCGGCCTGGACCGCGTCATCGCCGTCAACCGGCTCGGCCACGAGGCCTCGGACAACGTCCTGCGCAAGCTCGGTATGTCCTTCGAGCGGGAGGCGACACATCCGGAGTACGGCCATGCGCTGACGGTGTACAGCATTGATCTCACGGAGTACCAGGCCTGA
- a CDS encoding ScbA/BarX family gamma-butyrolactone biosynthesis protein gives MSDTMHVSGTVQPRAPHQTHAKGNHGAAAGHRHDPCVPREFVHRPIVDDILVTSWRRLDDSRFALTARWPHDHGYFTPVHGRHHLILTGETIRQAGLLLCHTELGVPVGHHFILGNLVYTTHPEQLAVGGGPTRLTIDVTCSRMRLRGGTLSSGHFTMTIRKAGRIVATGYSDVAVASPAVYRRIRGERVAARRTLGPPPAPVPHQLTGSAMDSDVLLSPTDRSSGWELRIAPGHGAMVNPANDHIPGMLLLDAAQQAARALTAPQAFVPYAFGTEFHRYAEHGIPCSIVARHVPSALPSTTTVQVTGSQEGKPVFVSTLTALDAQR, from the coding sequence ATGAGCGACACGATGCACGTCAGCGGCACGGTTCAGCCCAGGGCTCCACATCAGACCCACGCGAAGGGGAATCACGGCGCGGCCGCCGGACACCGCCACGACCCTTGCGTCCCCCGGGAGTTCGTTCACCGGCCCATTGTCGACGACATTCTGGTCACCTCATGGCGCCGGCTGGACGACTCCCGCTTCGCGCTGACCGCCCGTTGGCCGCACGACCACGGGTACTTCACTCCGGTGCACGGCCGCCACCACCTCATCCTCACCGGCGAGACCATCCGCCAGGCGGGGCTGCTGTTGTGCCACACCGAACTCGGCGTACCGGTCGGCCACCACTTCATCCTCGGCAACCTGGTCTACACAACCCACCCCGAGCAGCTGGCCGTTGGCGGCGGACCCACCCGGCTGACGATCGATGTCACCTGCAGCCGGATGCGCCTGCGGGGCGGCACGTTGTCCAGCGGCCACTTCACCATGACCATCCGCAAGGCGGGCCGGATCGTCGCAACGGGCTATTCCGATGTCGCCGTCGCCTCCCCTGCCGTCTACCGCCGGATCCGCGGCGAGCGCGTGGCCGCCCGCCGCACCCTGGGCCCGCCGCCCGCACCCGTCCCGCACCAGCTGACCGGCAGCGCCATGGACAGCGATGTCCTGCTGTCCCCGACCGACAGGTCCAGCGGATGGGAACTGCGCATCGCACCCGGCCATGGCGCGATGGTGAATCCGGCGAATGACCACATCCCGGGAATGCTGCTGCTCGACGCGGCACAGCAGGCCGCCCGGGCGCTGACCGCACCTCAGGCCTTCGTGCCGTACGCCTTCGGCACCGAATTCCACCGCTACGCCGAACACGGCATCCCGTGCAGCATCGTGGCCCGGCACGTCCCGTCCGCGCTCCCCTCCACCACGACGGTCCAGGTCACCGGATCCCAGGAGGGCAAGCCGGTCTTCGTCTCCACCCTGACCGCGCTGGACGCCCAGCGCTGA